TATAGCCCATATTCTAACTGGCGATGATTTATACTGCTATCGCAAAGCAGTTGAGTATGTAAAGGAAAAAGCCACACTTAAAATAGGCAAAAGTTATGATATCGGAATTTTCAATGCCTACCCTCTTGATACAGAGTTTCTTCAAGCAGGAAAAGCTTTTGATATAATGAGAGCCACAGAAAATAAAGTAATAAAAGAAAACGGAATTGTTATTCTGAGTACGGCGGCATCAGAAGGGCACGGTTTTCATCATGTTAGAAGCCCGGATATGCTATATCCTTTTTTGGGTGATTGGACAAAAGCGTATGCTCCTAGAGAGTTGATCTTTTTTGGTGAAAATATTAAGCCTTCTATGCTTCCTGAAGAAACCCGCGTTAATTCAAAGGTATTCAATAAGTGGGCACCATTATTATCCTATCTGCAAAAGCGGTTTCCAGTAGCCAATGTGGTTGTTTTCCCATACGCCTCTACACAAATTCCTAAATACACGGGAAAATAAATTAAAAAATCTGCTGGAGTTCCTTGATTGAATCAATCGCTAATAATTCTTTTTCTTTGTAATCGTCCCTTGGAAAAAGAACAACTTTTCCAAAACCTATATTTAAAGCAGTCTGCAGATTTTCAATTTTATTGTCCACAAATGCGCATTCGTGAGGCTCTTTGTTAAGCTGTTTTAATGCGTAATGGAAAATGTCTGGATGCGGTTTATCTATATTAATCTCTCGTGAAAGCACAACTGCGCTAAAATATTTTTCCAGCTTAAAATCTTTCAACTCAAAATGTTTCCTGGAAACTAAGCAATTGGAGATTATTCCCAGCTGATATTTTTCTGACAGATAATCTAGAACCTCTCTAACACCTTCTACAAGCACATAACACCGTTTTACATGGCACATAGTCATATATTCAACTGTTTCTGTAGAGGGAACTATTCCAAGGGATTTTAATAACTTCCTATTAAACATTCTGAAATATTCAATTTCTTTTTCCAGCGTACCTATGTCCTTCCACGCCCCTTGGATTTCTTTGTCGGATTTTATTAACTCCTTCTCTTTAGAGCTATATTTATCAAACCCCACTCCAAGATAATTAGCTATTTGTTCATTGATATTAACAATCTTCCTAAACAACACATCCCCACCATCAAAGAAGATTGCTTTTATCAAAGGTTGCTCACTCATACTCATTATTGAAATTATACACTATTTTTTTGAAATATATGGATTTAGCGAAAAATCGCCACTTCTTTTAACCCCTCATTCTCTTTAGCAATTGCTGTAACAATACACATAATCTGCTCAGTACTTAAATAATTTTCTTCCTTTGGGTTTGAAAACATATCCAATATCCTTTCAAAAATACTTTTCTTTTTCCTTCTTATCAAAGGAAGGCTTATAGCTAGGTTTTTAATATGATAAAGCCTTACAAGACTAAACACCGCTTTTATTGCTTGGTGCATTAAAATAGAGTCAATATGTTCATTTGGATTATTACTATCTTTATAGGGGTAAAAGATAATAGATTTTACATTTAGTTTGTACCCCCCAACTATTACTGCATGTCCTATTCCACAAAACCCAATTGCCAAAAGCTCGGTTAATAAATCCGTTCCAGCTTGTTCAAATATAGCCTCAACCACAGAATTGACTTTATCATTGCTCAATTCCACATCGCAGGGGCAAATAATGGCGTCTCCTGTATAATCAACAATATTTCCTGTTAGTAGAGTAAATTTAGACATTTCTTTGGAAAAAGGAACTAACCCCTGCCCGCCTCTGGAGGGCCGAATCGGGGCAGTCCCTTTTTGGATAAGCTGTGGGGTTATCAAACCCTGAGTGTAGTCGAAGGGTAGCTGACGGGATTTGAACCCGCAACTTCTTCCTCCACAGGGAAGCGCTCTACCATTGAGCTACAGCCACCATTTTTAATTCCAATTCCTCTAATTATACTACAAAATTAGAATTCTCGTTCTCGCGAGGATAGGGAAAGGGGTTCCTACCCTTAAATACAATAAAAATTGCACACCGATTGTGGGTATGGTTATTCCGACAAAAACTCTTCCCTCAACACTTGCCATAACTCTTTTTTATCCTCATCATACCCCAACGCCCAAATGCCAACACCTTGCAAATTCTCTCTTTTAGCGAGAATATACTTTTCTCTTAAAGATTCGGCATTCTCAAAATATACTTGTCTCGTGGCGCCCGTATCCGAGATATATGTAAAATAGGGAACTTTGGCTTCTGTATCCCATAAGAGATCTTTCTGATAATCGCTGTTTGAAATTTGAGCGTAGTTTTGCGAAATGGAATACCCCAAAACATCATCTCCCGGTATTCTCGTTGAGTTTGGTTCGGTATTTTCCACAACCCAGTTATACCCATAATAGGGGACACCCAAAATTAATTTTTCAGAACTGGCTACCTTTTTATAATCCTCAATCATTCTGGTTATGTCATAATCATATTTGTCAGGATATCCACTTATAGGAGCAACAGGACCAGCTTTGTCTGATGTTGGACGGTAAAAATCATAAGCCATTATAAAAAGTCCATCCGCAACATTATTAAGTTGCGCAATATTAGTTATTCTTACTTTTTGAAGACTATCGGCAAATGTGGAAACCGTTACTTTGGCATTGGCATTTTTTATGGTCAACTCGTTTTTTATAAAAGCCACAAAATTGGTATATCTCGTTTCCAAAAGATAAGGTGGTATCCCCATATACTCAAAATCTAAATTTATATCCCAAATTCCTTTCTCCGTTAACTCCGCCAAAACATTGTCAAATAAGTTGTACCAACAAGAATTACAGCTTAACAAATTTTCAATATCGCCATTATCGTGAACGGCAAGAGTTAAAGCAACTCTAACTTTGTTGGCTTTGGCATTTTTAATAACCGTTTTTATGGTGTTTCCTTCTTTCCAAGCAAGATACCCCGGTTCGGAAGTTCCATCTTCGGTTCTAGTTATAAAATTGCCTTTTCCGTCAACATACAACGCAAAGTAGGCTATGTCCGTTAAAGTTTGGTAGTCCAGATTTTTTTCTTCGCTTAAACTCCAATAGGGGAGAAAACCGAAAACAGTTTTGGACGGTTTTTCAATAGCCGACGCTTTGAATATTTTCTCAATAAACCTAAAAGGACCGCTGGGATTTTTTACTTCAATAACAGGACTGTACACATCCCCACTCCCCCGCCTTTGAACAATAAACGACATCGCCCCCAGTATTACGGTTAGCGCAAGAAATAGTAGTATTAAAATACGAATTTTTAGTCCGAACATACTTTTATTTTCTCATTTTTTGCGGATAATCAAAAGGGGTTTAAAAGAAAATGTGCCGAGGGTCAGAATCGAACTGACATAACTTGTTTTTCAGACAAGCGCCTTGACCAACTTGGCAACCTCGGCCCTTCGACTACGCTCAGGGTCGTGACCTTTCGACTACGCTCAGGGTCGTGACCTTTCGACTACGCTCAGGGTCGTGACCTTTCGACTACGCTCAGGGTCGTGACCTTTCGACTACGCTCAGGGTCGTGACTCTTCTACAAAAGGAGTAGGACTCCTTGAGCGGGATACGAGAGTCGAACTCGTGCATCCACCTTGGCAAGGTGGCGTACTACCGCTGTACTAATCCCGCAAAAAATCAAGTGGGCGAGGAGAGACTTGAACTCTCACCTCCGTTTAAGGAGATTGGATTTTAAGTCCAACGCGTCTGCCAATTCCGCCACTCGCCCTAAATTCCTTACCGTTTCTGATATTTTTAGCCTTCGGCATCTAACAACTTTGCCACTCGCCCCAAACCCCCAACATTTTATCATAAAATTTTTTCTATATCTTTATGGAAACTTTCTATAACTTCGCTCGTCGCGCTTTTAATTTTTTCCTCTATACCCGCTACCTTTTCCTTTAAATGTCCCCAAATTTTATTATGCTCGTCTTGAGCTAAAAATTTTAAAAAGACATCTTTATCCTCTTCCTCAAGCTCCGATAAAACTGTGTCCATTACTTTGTGATAAACAGTTTGTTCCGCTAATGTAATTAAGCTTAATTTCTCCGTATCCGAGAAATCTAGCTTTTCAATCTTAATAATTAAAGTGTCTATTTTGATTATAGGGCTGTAAAAATGTTTGAACAGCTATGTAATACCTTTCATTGAGCATATCTTCTTTTGTAAAGTCCTTATTGCTAAAAGAAAAGTATCCCCACGCTCCTAAACCGGGCGCAATCCCCGATGGAAGGTACATCGCCACATCCTCCGCGTTTTCGGCATGTTTTAAAAGGGTATCTCCGGGAAACCGAAACAAATGTTGTTCCCCGCCGATTAAACCGTAACTACGATTAAGTTTTTTGCCCTCTATTTCCGCAGTTACATTAAGATTGTAATCTTTATGTTTAGCAAAAAGAGAATCGCGCGCCTCAAAATTTTTATCTACCCATTTTTTACTTAGAGATTCATATTTTCCCATTATTTCTTTTTATCAAGTTTAGTAAGCTTTAGAAGTTTAACCCCAAAATACACAACTAAAGCTATAACTAAAAAATCTATGGTGGTGTTTACAAAATTACCCCACATTATTTTAGAACTCCCAATTGGAATATAAGCTTCGTTTAAGTTTCCCGCCGCGCCGAGAATTAGCCCAAGAATTGGGTTTATAATATCCAAAACAAGGGCAGCCACAACTTTAGAAATTGCGCCGCCGAGGATAAACCCAACAGCAAGCCCAACAATACCTTGTTCGCGAATAAAATCTATAAATCCTTTCATCTACAATTATCTCCTTTCGTGGAATTCACAACTATATTATATAGATATTTTTATCTATTTTTCTACGGTAATAATTTCAATGTTTTCTATAGTAACAGGATTTACTGGTTGAGATTTTTCTGTCGGATTACTTGGATTAATTTTTACTTCGGCGGTCGCTATTTTATCTACTACCTCAATTCCTTCTGTTACCATTCCAAATATTACATATAGCTTTTGTATTGGCGCGCTTTCATGCATAATAAAAAACTGGCTGCCATTGGTATTGGGGCCAGAATTAGCCATTGCAACCGTACCCCGAGTATATTCTTTAGTGATAGGTTCATCGTCAAACATATACCCAGGTCCTCCTGTGCCATTACCTTTGGGGTCTCCGCCTTGAATCATAAAATCTTTAATGACCCGATGAAATATCGTGCCGTCATAAAAAGTTTTTTGCGCAAGATACACAAAATTATTAGTGGTTATTGGGGTCTGCTCCGTATCCAACTCAATAGTAATCTTCCCTTCTGAAGTGGTAATAATAGCGTTATATTTTTTATTCTCTTCAAGTATAAAAGGAACGGGTATTTCAATATCGTTTGTGTTCATAACTTCTGATTCTACATTATTTGTTACGGTTTCTTCAACTTGTGTTTTTATCTCCGGATTTTTGTTTGTTTTAGCAAACTTATTTATGACTAATACCAAAACAACAATTACAATAACGCCTACAACATATATATTTTTGTTCATAGATGAAATATTAACATAAATGTTAAAATGTATATATGAAAATCGGCACTTTGCTTGTGGAATTAGATAAATTAAATTTCCCTAAAGACCAATATGCCATAACTTCCTCTGGTTCCTTAGCAATTAGAGATATAAGGGAAGCTAATGATTTGGACATTATAGTATCTCCCCAACTTTGGGAGAAACTTTCAAAGAAATATCCAGTCAAAAAAGAGGGGTTTGAAAGCATAGAAATTGGAAACATTCAGATTTTATGGAAAGGCTCTTTTTTTACAGATTCAAAAGTTGCAACAGTTGAGGAACAGATAAAAACGGCAGATATTATAAAAGGTTATAGATTTGTAAATCTGGACTTAATCAAGAAATTCAAACAATTAGGCGGAAGAGAGAAAGATAAAAAGGATTTAGAGTTGATAAAAAATTACGAAATCTTTCAGTCTCCTCTTTTGTCCAAACTTTTTTTATCTAAGGAGTTTCCTTTTTCAAAGGAGACTCCTTTGTTAGATTTTTCCTTAATGAATTTATCCTTTATATTTGTTTCTTCCAAAAGCTTTCTGACTACCGCTTGTTCTGGGTTCTCTCCTGACTTCTGCAAAATTTCC
This Patescibacteria group bacterium DNA region includes the following protein-coding sequences:
- a CDS encoding NUDIX hydrolase, encoding MQKSGENPEQAVVRKLLEETNIKDKFIKEKSNKGVSFEKGNSLDKKSLDKRGD
- a CDS encoding macro domain-containing protein encodes the protein MITPQLIQKGTAPIRPSRGGQGLVPFSKEMSKFTLLTGNIVDYTGDAIICPCDVELSNDKVNSVVEAIFEQAGTDLLTELLAIGFCGIGHAVIVGGYKLNVKSIIFYPYKDSNNPNEHIDSILMHQAIKAVFSLVRLYHIKNLAISLPLIRRKKKSIFERILDMFSNPKEENYLSTEQIMCIVTAIAKENEGLKEVAIFR
- a CDS encoding MscL family protein, with protein sequence MKGFIDFIREQGIVGLAVGFILGGAISKVVAALVLDIINPILGLILGAAGNLNEAYIPIGSSKIMWGNFVNTTIDFLVIALVVYFGVKLLKLTKLDKKK
- a CDS encoding peptidylprolyl isomerase: MNTNDIEIPVPFILEENKKYNAIITTSEGKITIELDTEQTPITTNNFVYLAQKTFYDGTIFHRVIKDFMIQGGDPKGNGTGGPGYMFDDEPITKEYTRGTVAMANSGPNTNGSQFFIMHESAPIQKLYVIFGMVTEGIEVVDKIATAEVKINPSNPTEKSQPVNPVTIENIEIITVEK
- a CDS encoding HAD family hydrolase, coding for MSEQPLIKAIFFDGGDVLFRKIVNINEQIANYLGVGFDKYSSKEKELIKSDKEIQGAWKDIGTLEKEIEYFRMFNRKLLKSLGIVPSTETVEYMTMCHVKRCYVLVEGVREVLDYLSEKYQLGIISNCLVSRKHFELKDFKLEKYFSAVVLSREINIDKPHPDIFHYALKQLNKEPHECAFVDNKIENLQTALNIGFGKVVLFPRDDYKEKELLAIDSIKELQQIF